TCCCACAAGTTCCTGAGGTTTCGGCTTTTCATAAAAAATTCTTTGGCGGAAAAGCCCTGGAATATTATAAAAGAATGGGCGAAGGTTCGGAATTACAACAAAAATATGCAGAACAGAAAATAGAAGTAGAACATTTAATTAATACATTACCATGAACGTAAAACCAGACATAACCTGGGCAGATTTTGAAAAAATAGACATCAGATGCGGAACCATTCTTTCAGTAAATGATTTTGAAAAAGCCAGAAACCCTTCCTATCAATTGGAGATTGATTTTGGTGACTTAGGAATCAGGAAATCATCTGCACAAATCACTTCTCTTTATCAGAAAGAAGAATTGATAGGAAAACAGATTCTGGCAGTGGTTAACTTTCCTAAAAAACAGATTGCCAACTTCTTCAGCGAATGTTTAGTTCTCGGATTATATGGAGAAGATAAAAATGATGTCACTCTTTTAACCCCTTCATTACCTACTAAAAACGGAATGCAGGTAGGATAGCAAATAAAAAACACACAATGATACAAAACATACCATTAGAAAAGGTCTTATTCCTTGATATTGAAACTGTTCCACAGGCCGGATCATGGGACGATTTATCTGAAACAGATCAGCATCTTTGGGATAAGAAAACCAGATTTCAGAGAAAAGAAGATGTTTCGGCAGCTGAATTTTATGACAGAGCCGGAATTATGGCAGAATTCGGTAAGATCATCTGCATCACGATCGGAATGGTGGAGAAGAACGAAACTTTAAAGATCAAAAGCTTCTCAGGGCATGATGAAAAAAAGATGCTCCAGGAATTTGGAGAAATTTTCAACAGTCCAAGGCTTTATAATGTCATTCTTTGCGCCCACAACGGAAAAGAATTTGATTTTCCATGGATTGCACGAAGGTATCTCATCAATGGAATGCAGCCGCCTGCTCCTTTTCAGATGTTTGGGAAAAAGCCGTGGGAAATTCCTCATATAGATACGATGGAACTGTGGAAATTCGGGGATTATAAAAGTTTTGTATCACTGGAATTATTAGCTCATGTCTTTGGTATTCCCACTCCCAAGGATGATATCGATGGCTCAATGGTTTCATCAATTTACTACATAGAAAAAGACTTGCAGCGAATTGTTGATTATTGTGAAAAAGATGTCTTAACTTTGGCAAATATTTTCCGACGCATGCGTCAGGAAGATTTGTTGAAAAGGAATATCAATTTAGAT
This Chryseobacterium sp. G0162 DNA region includes the following protein-coding sequences:
- a CDS encoding tRNA-binding protein, which gives rise to MNVKPDITWADFEKIDIRCGTILSVNDFEKARNPSYQLEIDFGDLGIRKSSAQITSLYQKEELIGKQILAVVNFPKKQIANFFSECLVLGLYGEDKNDVTLLTPSLPTKNGMQVG
- a CDS encoding 3'-5' exonuclease: MIQNIPLEKVLFLDIETVPQAGSWDDLSETDQHLWDKKTRFQRKEDVSAAEFYDRAGIMAEFGKIICITIGMVEKNETLKIKSFSGHDEKKMLQEFGEIFNSPRLYNVILCAHNGKEFDFPWIARRYLINGMQPPAPFQMFGKKPWEIPHIDTMELWKFGDYKSFVSLELLAHVFGIPTPKDDIDGSMVSSIYYIEKDLQRIVDYCEKDVLTLANIFRRMRQEDLLKRNINLD